The following proteins are encoded in a genomic region of Candidatus Diapherotrites archaeon:
- a CDS encoding phosphoribosylformylglycinamidine synthase subunit PurQ produces MAEQKRPTALVLTGYGINCDFETQAALNAAGFLAERVHVNDILARKASLSDYSLLAFPGGFSYGDDLGAGKGMANKLVFAKLNSHSFREELQKFIDEKKLVLGICNGFQMMVKLGIVPALGGKYFEQQSTLFANDSGRFEDRWVGLNVNEKSPCIFTRGIETLELPVRHGEGKFIPASAEVLKALEAENLVAMRYADKDFNITNSYPENPNGSVNAIAGVCDETGRVFGLMPHPEGHVSFYQHPHWARVKNELLRKGLSVPEKGAGMKIFENAFAYCAGKL; encoded by the coding sequence ATGGCGGAACAAAAAAGACCGACTGCGCTTGTCCTGACGGGCTATGGCATAAACTGCGATTTTGAAACGCAGGCCGCGCTGAATGCCGCGGGCTTTCTTGCGGAGCGCGTGCACGTCAACGATATCCTCGCAAGGAAGGCGAGCCTTTCCGATTATTCGCTTCTGGCGTTTCCGGGCGGCTTTTCCTACGGCGACGACCTTGGCGCGGGAAAGGGCATGGCAAACAAGCTCGTTTTTGCCAAACTCAATTCGCATTCGTTCCGCGAAGAACTGCAAAAATTCATCGACGAAAAAAAGCTTGTTCTCGGCATTTGCAATGGTTTCCAGATGATGGTAAAACTTGGAATCGTTCCGGCGTTGGGCGGAAAATATTTTGAACAGCAGTCCACGCTTTTTGCCAACGATTCGGGAAGGTTTGAAGACCGGTGGGTCGGGCTAAATGTTAACGAAAAAAGCCCGTGCATTTTCACGCGCGGCATTGAAACTCTTGAATTGCCTGTGCGGCATGGCGAGGGCAAATTTATTCCGGCAAGCGCGGAAGTTTTGAAAGCGCTCGAAGCGGAAAACCTTGTCGCCATGCGTTACGCGGACAAAGACTTCAACATAACAAATTCTTATCCTGAAAACCCAAATGGCTCAGTGAACGCGATTGCAGGCGTCTGCGACGAAACCGGCAGGGTTTTCGGGCTGATGCCGCACCCCGAAGGGCACGTTTCTTTTTACCAGCATCCGCACTGGGCAAGGGTGAAAAACGAGCTGTTGCGGAAAGGCCTTTCCGTGCCGGAAAAAGGCGCGGGCATGAAAATTTTCGAAAACGCGTTCGCTTATTGTGCCGGAAAGTTATAG
- a CDS encoding Na/Pi cotransporter family protein yields the protein MASAAVSWDIFFALLSALILFVYGIEHFSERIRRIAGERFRSLLGRLTKSPWKGALLGAVATAITQSSTAITVISVSLVNAGTISFAQSLGIIIGANVGTTFTGQLLANNLASFGPVFIILGFLIDVFGKKYRFLGKPVFYFGLVFFSLTLVTATLAPFRDDPAIISLLKNNLSLPVALLAGIAFTILFQSSAVTSGVVVVLAQSGFLSLEQSIPIILGANIGTTATALFASSRMSVFAKRAAASHFVFNATGVIAFLALLPFFAGAVTALGGSTGQQVANAHVIVNLSTAIAFLLAIGHFKSFIEWLVKGDEKEIVFRTKFIMEKPPESNAGAFNAIENELRHAVGITAELLDNSIEMLGSASLENRNRVEKLGEFGDFLNEKIEAAIHELSTRQLSEKEALQTVLLVRMSNEIERIGDNGVNISLLAVAVAEKGQPLPEGQANGIREIYGLLKKDLAELGRTLPRISESSVKSIKDADKAFWEKVSREYGLHLKRLSSGNEHADSMLLEALSLIEAISTKTRELRKLSEMYPEHETGGNPVQENGQNV from the coding sequence ATGGCTTCAGCCGCGGTTTCGTGGGATATTTTCTTTGCCTTGCTCTCGGCGCTCATACTGTTTGTTTACGGCATAGAGCATTTCAGCGAACGCATCAGGCGCATAGCCGGGGAAAGGTTCAGGTCACTGCTCGGAAGGCTGACAAAAAGCCCGTGGAAAGGCGCCTTGCTGGGCGCAGTCGCAACAGCCATCACGCAGTCGAGCACCGCGATAACAGTCATTTCGGTCAGCCTGGTCAACGCGGGAACGATTTCGTTTGCGCAGAGCCTCGGTATAATAATCGGCGCCAACGTCGGGACGACTTTCACCGGCCAGCTGTTGGCAAACAATCTCGCCTCGTTCGGACCGGTTTTCATCATTCTCGGTTTTTTGATTGACGTTTTCGGCAAAAAATACAGGTTTTTGGGCAAACCGGTTTTCTATTTCGGCCTGGTGTTCTTTTCCCTTACGCTTGTGACTGCAACTCTCGCGCCGTTCCGGGATGACCCGGCAATCATTTCGCTTCTGAAAAACAACCTCAGCCTGCCGGTTGCCCTCCTGGCGGGCATTGCCTTCACTATCCTGTTCCAGTCAAGCGCGGTAACAAGCGGCGTTGTAGTTGTCCTCGCGCAAAGCGGCTTTCTATCGCTTGAACAGTCCATTCCCATAATCCTTGGCGCAAACATCGGCACGACCGCAACCGCGCTTTTTGCTTCCTCCCGGATGAGCGTTTTCGCCAAAAGAGCCGCGGCGTCACATTTCGTTTTCAATGCCACGGGAGTCATAGCCTTCCTCGCCTTGTTGCCGTTTTTTGCCGGCGCTGTCACCGCATTGGGCGGCAGCACCGGCCAGCAGGTTGCAAACGCGCATGTCATAGTGAACCTTTCAACCGCAATCGCGTTCCTGCTGGCAATCGGCCATTTCAAGTCCTTCATCGAATGGCTTGTCAAGGGCGATGAAAAGGAAATCGTTTTCAGGACAAAATTCATAATGGAAAAGCCGCCTGAAAGCAATGCCGGGGCGTTCAACGCAATTGAAAATGAGCTGAGGCACGCGGTCGGAATCACGGCGGAACTGCTTGACAACTCAATCGAAATGCTCGGCTCCGCTTCCCTTGAAAACAGGAACCGCGTTGAAAAACTCGGGGAATTCGGCGATTTCCTGAATGAAAAAATCGAGGCCGCAATCCACGAGCTTTCGACAAGGCAGCTTTCCGAAAAGGAGGCCTTGCAGACCGTGCTGCTTGTCAGGATGTCGAACGAAATAGAGCGCATCGGCGACAACGGCGTGAACATCTCACTGCTTGCGGTTGCGGTGGCGGAAAAAGGCCAGCCCCTGCCGGAAGGGCAGGCAAACGGAATCCGCGAAATTTACGGCCTGCTCAAAAAGGACTTGGCGGAACTCGGAAGGACCCTGCCGAGAATCAGCGAGTCGTCAGTGAAATCTATCAAGGATGCCGACAAGGCGTTCTGGGAAAAGGTTTCGCGCGAATACGGCTTGCATCTCAAAAGGCTGTCATCCGGAAACGAGCATGCGGACAGCATGCTCCTCGAAGCATTGTCGCTCATAGAGGCGATAAGCACCAAAACGAGGGAGCTGAGAAAACTCTCGGAAATGTACCCGGAACATGAAACCGGCGGAAATCCAGTCCAGGAAAACGGGCAGAATGTTTAA
- a CDS encoding DNA alkylation repair protein, which translates to MDTFEKILKTLRSMANPKNVEGMKRFGINPKGTLGVSIYDLRPFAKELGTDHKLAVALWKTGIHEARLLAGMAGDPGLVSEKQFEEWVSDFDSWDVVDQTCSNLFDKTPFAWQKAVELCSRKEEFVKRTGFVLMACLSVHDKSAKDKDFEKFFPLIVRESGDERNFVKKAVNWALRQIGKRNLRLNKRAVAVAREIQKLGSKPGRWIAADALRELQSEKTLKRLRERKIKMG; encoded by the coding sequence ATGGATACTTTTGAAAAAATTCTTAAAACTCTTAGGTCGATGGCGAACCCAAAAAACGTCGAGGGCATGAAACGCTTCGGCATCAACCCGAAGGGCACGCTCGGCGTTTCGATTTATGATTTGAGGCCGTTTGCAAAAGAGCTAGGCACAGACCACAAGCTTGCCGTGGCGTTGTGGAAAACGGGCATTCATGAAGCCAGGCTTTTGGCGGGAATGGCCGGTGACCCGGGCCTTGTTTCTGAAAAGCAGTTCGAGGAATGGGTGTCTGATTTTGATTCCTGGGATGTCGTCGACCAGACGTGCAGCAACCTTTTCGACAAAACGCCTTTTGCCTGGCAAAAAGCGGTTGAGTTGTGCTCGCGCAAGGAAGAATTCGTGAAACGCACCGGCTTCGTGCTCATGGCGTGCCTTTCAGTGCATGACAAAAGCGCGAAGGACAAGGATTTTGAAAAGTTTTTCCCGCTGATTGTGCGCGAATCCGGGGACGAAAGGAATTTCGTGAAAAAAGCCGTGAACTGGGCATTGAGGCAGATCGGCAAACGGAATCTCCGCCTGAACAAAAGGGCGGTTGCCGTGGCAAGGGAAATCCAAAAGCTTGGCTCTAAACCCGGCCGCTGGATTGCGGCTGACGCATTGCGCGAACTGCAAAGCGAAAAGACCTTGAAGCGGTTGCGGGAAAGAAAAATAAAAATGGGTTGA
- a CDS encoding tyrosine--tRNA ligase, with the protein MELQEKLELVKRNTAEVVTEAEIEKLLSEKKSPLAYCGYEPSGEVHLGHLVTITKLLDLQKAGFKVKVLLADWHAWLNKKGDWQFIKENCKLWEKTFKKSGLEKAEFVLGSGFQQEKDYVKDVLVLAQHTTLNRATRAMQEVARDLENASVSQMIYPLMQIADMKYLKVDVAQSGIEQRKIHMLARENLQTIGCKTVSFVHTPLVNSLLGPGQKMSSSVPNSLISMRDSEQEISAKLKKAYCPEGVVENNPVLEIARLVVFPRIREIKIERPEKFGGNASFADYAGLEKAFAEKTLHPADLKPAIAIALAKILK; encoded by the coding sequence GTAGTCACTGAAGCCGAGATTGAAAAACTGCTGTCGGAAAAGAAGTCGCCGCTCGCTTACTGCGGTTACGAGCCTTCGGGGGAAGTGCATCTCGGACACCTTGTCACGATCACCAAGCTGCTGGATTTGCAGAAGGCCGGCTTCAAGGTCAAGGTGCTTCTGGCGGACTGGCATGCCTGGCTCAACAAAAAGGGCGACTGGCAGTTCATAAAGGAAAACTGCAAGCTGTGGGAAAAAACCTTCAAAAAATCCGGCCTCGAAAAAGCGGAATTTGTTCTGGGTTCAGGTTTCCAGCAGGAAAAGGATTACGTGAAAGACGTCCTGGTTCTGGCACAGCACACCACGCTCAACAGGGCGACGCGCGCCATGCAGGAGGTTGCGCGCGATTTGGAGAACGCGAGCGTTTCGCAGATGATCTATCCACTCATGCAGATAGCGGACATGAAATACTTGAAGGTTGATGTGGCCCAGTCCGGAATAGAGCAGAGAAAAATCCACATGCTGGCGAGGGAAAACCTCCAAACAATCGGCTGCAAAACCGTTTCATTCGTGCACACGCCGCTCGTGAACAGCCTGCTCGGCCCCGGACAGAAAATGTCCTCATCGGTTCCGAATTCCCTGATTTCAATGCGCGATTCGGAGCAGGAAATTTCGGCAAAACTCAAAAAAGCCTACTGTCCGGAGGGCGTGGTGGAAAACAACCCGGTTCTTGAAATCGCCAGGCTCGTTGTCTTTCCGCGCATCAGGGAAATCAAAATCGAGAGGCCGGAAAAATTCGGCGGAAACGCTTCCTTCGCGGATTATGCGGGGCTGGAAAAGGCGTTCGCGGAAAAAACCCTGCATCCCGCTGATTTGAAGCCCGCGATTGCAATTGCGCTGGCAAAAATCCTGAAATAA